One Rhea pennata isolate bPtePen1 chromosome 15, bPtePen1.pri, whole genome shotgun sequence genomic window, TACCTCACTTACAAGcttatgcaaatattttcaaaggacCAACATGACTTTGTATATATCAGAGCAGATTTCATCCATACTTCACCAGTTGAAACAGCTGCATGGGCTGTAAAGAGAGAAATCTAGATGCAAGCTTTCCTCTAGACTGAAATAGCATTTAAAAGGTGGAGACTGATGTCTAGATTGTTCTGTCAATAGATGAAACAGTGGCATCAATCTAAGTCACTTCCAACAGTCTCGCTCTTAGCTTTTTGGCAAATAGTGCTCTTCTTATGTGGCTTTGTGGGGACACTGAGGTATATTGTGCATTTGCAGGAAGTAATTTTGGAGGGGGGAGAATGTGATTCCATTTCTGAACCCCCACTTCAGGAAGATAAAGCCTACAATGTAGAAATCCTGCACGGTCCCTTCAGATAGTGGTAAAGACCTATGTTTTAACCTGTGTATcttggggaaagaagaaagataaattttaaTCTGCTAAACAATAAAACAGTGATTTATTAAGTGTCGTATCATCATGGTATTACAAAGTAGTGCCTTCTGAGTGAATGGGGGGCAATTCTCATCTCAGTCCCTGTTTCCTGCGTTCTGCTAACTTGAGCAGATGTGACTGTCCGATTCATGCTTTAAAGGTTTTGAAGGTTTTTCCTcgcacacgcgcgcacacacacacacacacacaaacaaacactAGAAAAGTTGAGACATCTGTCTGGTTGTAGTTGTGTTCTTGACCCCTTTCTTTAGCTTTTTGCATCCACCGAGGGAAATGCTGGATCAAGCATGTTCATTTGCTTCTCTGCTCTGTTCATTGCATGATTACACAAACGCAGTGATTCCTCTTAGACATGACAAATGGATTTTCCAGAAGCTGTATCTGTGGTTGAATTCCCTTGTTGCAAGTTCATGTTTTCTTCACCTCACCAGTGCTGATAATGCACCGTGTGCTTAAATATGACTTCTTCATGGAGTGGCATGTGAAGTGGAAAGCATTTGTAGTGCTTTTCAAAACTCAGTATATGTGCTGTTATGATGAAGGTGATGTGGCCAACCATTGAGCCAGATTGTAAGCTCTTTCTGATCATCCTTGTTTTTCCTCAGGACCTCACAATTCCAGAGTCAAGTACAGTGAAGAGAGTGATGACTGGAACAGTGGCTGGATTCAAATGGCCGCCAAGTGTCAGTGAGGTGAGAAACCCTAGGTGATCTGGGAACTAAGAATGGTATAGAAACAGATAACATGGGGGTAGTTTGTTTAGAACCTTTTGACTGGGCTCAAAAATGGTGGGAGcttctcttcctgctttagaaaaaaaaataagatgctATGTGATTCTGTACTGAAACAAAGACAATATCCTGGGCAGCTGGTAAGTATACTCAGAAGTGAGATTTCAATCATTGTGGAACCATTTGTAGATTCGCATCTAACTTGTTGCACTtgtattttgctcttttgttttgtttttttccctcaattaTTTTGGGGACTAGCTTCTTGAAATTGAGGTGGAGCAAAGGCATTCCCCTGAGCCACAGTGAAAGAGTTTCTGGATGGTGTGGTGTTGGGAAGTTTACTTTGATTTTCCTCATAACTAGCTGTTGGAAACCTTTCCTTTTGTATATAAAGAAACATTAATCAATAAGTCAGAGCAAGAGTAGTGTGACTCCAGGCTAATGCTTAGTTATGAGATGAGGTACCTGGACTCCAGTCCGTGTTGCTGTGAATGTGGGTTTGCCTTACATCTGACAGTGCTAGCCTTGACCTCCAGCCAGCTCTCAGATTACTGCCTTCAGGAATTTTTTGGAATTCCTTCCTATTCCTTGGGAAAAttaagtgttttcttctccttgggagaaggagaaagtagGATGTGAGATCCCAGTGATGCAGCTTAGTAGCTGAACCAGTGAATAGCTTGATGAGAGGGAGAGACATCTTTCTCCCCCTCTTAATCTTGCTTATAATCTTTGGTTTTCCTGTAGATGCCTGAAAATTGGGTATTTGACTTGAATGACCGTTTTTGAGAACGAAACAGAATGTAAACTGCTTAGTTGAAACAGGCTGCTTGATAAGTTGTCATATACTAGGTATTTCCAGTTGAAGTGATTGTGAGAACAAAGCAATTTAGCTGTGGATGCTCTGTGATTCTCTGGGAATGTTTCTGAGCCTGTACTTTTATCTTTGTAGCCCGTGAAGGACAATGACCCACACTTCCATCACTTCCTGCTGAGCCAGACAGAGAAGGTGAGGATTTGGCAGACAGGATCATACTGCTGCTCTGTCTAGCCTGGCATCCTGCCCTTTGCTAGGACTAAGAGCTACAGCTGTACAAGGAGTATGCATAACCAGATGAGCAATTCTGTGCTTCTGGGGCTAGAGGCAATGAGATTCTCACATGCAGTCTTGTAGTTCAGTTAGCTCCTAACCTTGAGGTTTAGAATAGTTTAGCATTGAGGACAACAAGTAGTTTGTCATTAAAGATTATCTAGCACCAGGATTTGATAGACCTGTTGTAGTGAGTGTAGATTGAACATGAGAGgtaagaaaagatatttttgtgtttaaaaaccCTATTGTTCTGGTGGTTTTGTACAGCAGCCCTTCCAGTTTCTCATTGGGATGAATTTGTTAATTGAATCTGGTAGGAGAATTTCACGGGGCCAGAAAAGTTCCATATCAAATACGGTCAATGTATATCACAAGAGTCAGGAGTCAGTAGTCTTGCAGGATTTTATCTTCAGCCAGTGAAGATCAGGAGTAAAAGAGATCAAATTAAGTGAAATAGGATTTGTATCTAGCAGGGAATCTGGGTAAAGCCAGAAAGATTAAGAGCAGCTAACTGTAAATGCTGATAAGGCTGTCAGTCTTAATTTAGATGAGCTCACAAGCAGCACAGCGAAGAAGCAGCCTTTATCATACCTCTTGTTGAAAGCCTTATGCCCTCACATACTAACAAAAAGGCTTTGCTTCCACAACTGCAACGACGTGCTGAGCGTAGGTGTGAGGCCAGGTGCTCTGTGGTAGGCTTTAGGGATCTGTTTTCCTTGGGTAAAACAGGAGACTAGGGATGCCCTGGCTCCTTGCCTCTAGAGTAGTCTGCTATATGAACTGCAGAGAGGAGTTTGTAGTATCTGCATCAGAAGAGAGGCTGAAgtgctggggtgggggtgggaagggaagagCTTGGTACCTTGCaataggtttttgtttttattttctcgCACTGAGGAAAGCCTGAGAGTTTTCCTGCATTGCAGATGGTGGTGTGTGGGTGAGCTGCCTGTTTCCTATGTAGCAAGGATATGGGCTGTTTGCTCAGCGCAGCAAATCAGCACCATCCTTCCCCTGAATGTTTTGTCCTCTCCATACAGCCAACTGTCTGCTATCAAGCTATCACAAAGAAGCTGAAGGTTTGCGAAGAGGTAGGGCAAATCTTGGCTTTGATGGATTTTTATTACTGTCGTAAGGACTTACAGTTCCTCCAGAGCTGTATGGTTGGTTTTTTCAGGAAACAGGATCCACCTCCATCCAGGCAGCAGACAGCACAGCAGTCAATGGCAGTATCACGCCTACAGACAAAAAGTAAGATCTCCAACGCACTTCAgccattttccttccttttcctccttcccatcTCACACATGCAGCCATTATCCAGCTTGTCActgcaaataaataaacctAATGTTTCTCTCTAACTGCTGATCTCCTATGTCCTTGTGTGAAACTCCAATTTGaatggggggagggaggcagatAGCTGCAAACAGGCGCTGTACTGTAGAAAAATTCGGCATGAGGTCTGGCCCGGATGCGCATGCAGTTCAGGGCtttcctgcagctgccctgTTCCTGTAGGGCACGTTGCAGAATGTGAAGAAGCAGTATTTCTGAATGTCATATGAAGCAGAAAGATAAAAGGGTATCTTTTTCCAGCGGTGTCTGGCAGTTGACTGGAGTTGTTTAATTGCTATCTTGAGCATGTAGAAGacaagaggaagagggaggcaTGTTCTCCCAGCACAGGAGCTTGCTACGTAGCATGTGAGCCTTCTGGTTTCTTCTAACGtcccccttctcctttctaGAGTGAGAGAAGCCTCCGTTAAGCTTCCTGTTTCACTCTGTAACTTCCGCTCTATTCAAATTCAGCTCAGGCCATAGCCTGCTGTTTGCCGTTAGGGTCGTTTTCTTGGCATGCGAATTCTCAGCTGTACTCAAGGGAAGTCAAAATAACAATGAAGCTTTTCAGGTAAAACGGTGTCTCAGAAAAGTGTGGTTCAGAGGTGGGTTGGAATAGAAAGAATATCTCATGTTGGATAGACTTGAAAATAGGCAGGCCTTGTTTAAGGAGCTATAGTGGCTTGCTCTGACCTGCCTGGTTTACTTAAAATGGAGCATGACTAGCTGCAAGTTGGAGTGCAGGTGGCTTGCTAAAGCCACAGTGCATCTGTAGCGTGACTAATTCTGAAGAATTAACTATGAGGGATTGCAAGGCAGCTTTCATCGTGAACTCGGACGTGTAACACTAGCATTTCCTTctagaatcattttttttgctatgaagTATGGTGTATAAAAAGATCTCTGCAGCCATGTCTGCAAAGCAATTCCTTTTGCAGGATAATTGAAAGGAAGGAATTTgttactgtgcttttttttcccttgtttttttttaaaaaaaacaaaaaaaaaaaaaaaaaaaaaactttgccaGTTCCTGAGCAGCTAATACCAAAGATTATTGTCACACATGCTGACCTATTTCCTATATTTCTGTGTCTGTCCAAAATCAGGTCTGTGGCACAGGGACTAGGTCTTTGTTCTGTGTGGGGTGCTTACCTCAGTAGTCTTTGCTGGgctttatgaaaataaaaatagtaattcagTGGTATAAACAACAATTTTACCCATGACTCAGtataaaaatcagaagataaATTTGAGAAGCATCTGCTGATCTCCAGAtgttccccttttctcttcaaTAAGACAATGGCTGACAAAAGCAgcaattttaatttagaaataaaacttttaatcTTTAATCTCCTTTAAGAGACTTGAACACTTTCTTGAGGAAAATTTTATGGGTATTTCTTAGGCAAAATAAATACCACCTTGCTCTTAAAGGCTGGTATCTGCTCATTTGAAATGGGTGACTTAAATATTCTCTTATTCTAGCTGTGGCTGCAgtagaacatattttttttttttcttgtggtgCTCCAGGATTTGCTCTTCGTCGTTTCAGGACCATGAGATGCTGACATCAATCACTTTCTGTTGCATGTTCCCTTTCCTGCATTGATGCTTATCTCTTCCCCTCAGGATAGGATTTCTGGGACTTGGCCTGATGGGAAGTGGCATTGTCTCCAACTTGCTGAAAATGGGTCACACTGTCACTGTCTGGAATCGGACTGCTGAGAAGGTAAGCACGTGCTTCAGTTATGGACAGACCATGCCTTTTTAAGCATGGATACACTGTCTCTAGCTCAGGAAGGCCCTGGGTCACCATTCAGTGGTGCCTGGGAGAGGATACAAAACAAGGCTTGTCTTGTTCTGATACTCTTTTCTAAGTGTTTTTTAACGGCCACAGTTGACTAGATGGATCTATAGTCTGTCCTAAAAAGGGCACTCTTAAGTTAAAAGGTCCCATGTCGCTGCCCTTTTGTATGAGATCAGAGAGCTGCCAGAAAAGTTACAACCATGTATATTTGTTGAGGAGTATAGTGCCTCTAGGAAAACTGCTAATGTAAATAGCCAAGTCATCATTTGAGTTTAACAAAAAGACTAGGCTTTGAGGAGCTGCATCTAGGAGTGGTGTGGTGAGATGTGCTGTTGGCCGCAGCTTCGCCTAGCTATCCATTGTACTGTTCATGTTGCAGTAGGTACGAGTAGTAGTTCATTTTGCTTccttaaaatgaattaaaagagattttttatATCTGCAATATACTGTGAGGGGGGGTTGGATAGGAAGGACCTGAGATCTTGACACAGTAGTCCACTAAAACCCATACTAGTCTCAGCTGTGCATGTTCCTGTTTATTGTCCAGCAACACTTTTTACTGCATCTATTTACCAGCTTTtgcctcctctttcctccaaaAACTGTGGCATTCAATCTCTTACAACTTCTCCCAAGAGGtctctttttctgtgtctttctctTAAAGTTCTTCACTTAGGGATTCAGAAGAGTGGTAAAGGAGCCcctggttgggggggggggacaaacAAAATACCTCAGTTGTTATATAGTTAATATGCCAGGCCTGACTGGCTTTGCTTTGGGTCCAGCCAGAAGAGTTTCTGTTACAGCAAAACATTAGAGAACTCATTTACTCTGTCCTTCGTTTTCCTTACATCTGGATTTATGAATTTTGCAGTGTGATTTGTTCATCCAGGAGGGGGCACGTCTGGGAAGAACCCCTGCTGAAGTTGTCTCCACCTGTGACATCACCTTTGCCTGTGTATCAGATCCAAAGGCAGCAAAGGATGTAAGGATTAgctcttatttttcctccacTAGATAGACTGCAACATACAGTCTCCGAATGCTCACTTTTATCGTACTGACCGTGGTTGCTGGGTCATCATGGATGCTGAGCAGTGCACCTGTATAAATGTAAATCCTCCTCCCCCCTGCCTTAAAATCCCACTTGCTTGAAATAATACTTGAGGGATAAGTTTTGATATCCCTCTAGGAGTCTACCACTGCAGTTTCAGGCTTGCTTGAACTGCTGTCCTGCAGGATTGGATTCCTTTGCAGACACCCTATTGCTTTACCgctctcctgttctccacagCTGGTACTTGGTCCGAGTGGAGTGTTGCAGGGGATTCGTCCAGGGAAGTGTTATGTGGATATGTCCACCGTGGATGCAGATACAGTCACAGAGCTGGCCCAGGTAATAATATTGGACCAAACTTCTAACATTTGTGattcagcagcagtgctgcagttcTTGTTGTTCAAGGTTCTTGATTAATACAGATGTCTCTTAAGACGCTCAGGCTTCTTTTAGAGGGGACTCGACTCCCAGGCAAATGAGACAAAGTAAATTTTGAAATCTTGTCCAGTGAACAAAACTGGATGATAAATACTCTGATGATAACAGCAAAGCTTGTAGACTTCTCAGAAGGATCACCTGGCACCATTGCAAGCAGCCGTTGAAACTTTATTCCCTTAAGTAGTATATAGCCATATTAGTACTCCAGCAAATCAGAGGAGGAAGTATTGTCTGGATAAATAATTGTCTTAAACTGATAAAAtgcatattctttttatttcaaatattctaGTTGTAGGAAGAGTGTGTGTTCATGTTTCATTCTGTAGAAGTGCTTTTGtgaaaaaggttatttttataGAGAAGATTTTTGTAAAAGATATGTGCTTTGAGTGCTTCTGACAGGGGAgtctttgatttcttctttgaCGACTTGATTGTCTTTCTCTGCCCTAAAAGCAGTATGTGTTGTGGGGGAGTGGGGAGGGCTGCTAATTTTGGTGAAGTCTTAAGCAGACAGCTTGGTGATGCAGGAGCAAATAACACATGAATCTGGAGAACGCAGTGTTATGCATGTTAGTAAACCTCAGACTGAAGATATGTGTTAAAGGCCTTTTATCTTTGGAGAAGAGGAGCAAAGTAACACAAAAGTAAATCTTTGGAGATTGGTATGCTTCACATACACCTTTAGTGGTGTTCCTTGGCTATTACGGGGTGCAGTGGCAAAAGCATGTAGGCTCAGTGGCTGAAAATATGCCCAGTAATGATAGGGTCAGAGAAGTATTAATGTTTCTGAGAGTGAGAGTAACTTTTGGTTTGGGCTACCATTTGCTGGATGCAGTGCGTTATGTATTAGGTATTTTAGTGTGCTTCGCTCTCCTGTTTGGATGTCTATAAAcaatttgttctgtttcaaaattCTGCCTTTAAGGATAGGAATGCCCTAAACAATGTTCTTACTTGCTGTTCTGCCTACTTAGCGTGGATGCCTGTTGTTTATGCACAGCTAAACAGAGATATTCTTTTTCCAGGTGATAGTATCCCGAGGTGGTCGCTTTTTGGAAGCACCGGTCTCGGGAAATCAGCAGCTGTCTAACGATGGGATGCTCGTGATCCTGGCAGCTGGTGACAGGGGTTTGTATGAGGACTGCAGTAGCTGTTTCCAAGCGATGGGGAAGACCTCTTTTTTTCTAGGTAATTGAAACACTGGGGGCCTGAGAGCAGTTTCTTAGTCAGTACAAGGTCCAGAAAGGAGTCTGAGAGGTGCACGTATCATCTTTGTGTACCACTGATAAGAGAGACTGGCAGTCTCCTCTCTTCATAAGCAGTATGGGAGGCTGACCTGCGCTTCTGGAGTTTGGCCAACCTCAAAGCCTCtagctttacttttctttttaaaatattggctTGTTTTGGAGATTCTgtgaagctttttattttagatcGTATTTTGTTGCGGTTTCTCCCTTCCTTTAAGACCTTGGAAAATGAGTAAGGTTTCTGAAGTCTTTTGAGCGAaggcagagctgccagctgCTTGGGAGCAATATGCAGAGCCTTGTAGTGCTGATCCTGTGTGGGATGGGGGAGCAaggctgctgtgttttttctggagaaatgcCCAGTGATATGTCTCTCTCCCAGGTGAAGTAGGCAATGCTGCGAAGATGATGCTTATTGTGAACATGGTCCAAGGCAGTTTCATGGCTACGATAGCAGAAGGACTGACTCTGGCTCAGGTGACTGGTCAGTCCCAGCAGACCCTTCTGGATATCCTCAATCAGGGACAACTTGCCAGCATCTTCCTGGACCAGAAGTGCCAAAGTAAAGTTCTCTCATGTTGTTTTATTATACGACACATTTGTTGCCGCCTAGGACCAGTTTAGTTAATGGTAGAAGGGAGAAGGTAACCATCCTATTTTCATCAGCCTGGGATTCGGGGTATTTTTAAGCattcaggaaatgaagagctgaGTTCCCTTCCTCCCCATTTACAGCCAGGGCTTCTAAGAGTAACTTCTCAAGCTCTGCATTGCCTGCAGCCGGCTGAGGACTTGAGTTGACAGTGATGACTTCAGTGGGGCAGGGTAGTACGTGAAATAGAGGGCAAGTTCTTTAGAAATCTGAGTTCACTTTGTCAGTGGGTGATAGGGACGTTATCTGCTGTGGCCGGATGAAGAtagagagcagagaaatggaaCTAAAAGCAGTGTTCCTGGTGATCAGCATGGGAAAGGGAAGATTGGTGTTTTGCATGCTGTTGCAGTGTGTTAGGCTTGTTTTACTACTtctatgcttatttttttccaccccCTTCTCTCTTACAGATATCTTGCAAGGAAATTTTAAACCTGATTTCTACCTGAAATACATCCAGAAGGATCTTAGATTAGCTATTGCATTGGGTGATTCTGTCAACCACCCAACTCCCATGGCAGCTGCAGCCAATGAGGTGAGAGTTTAGTGCTGAGATGCATGTcattcagtatttcttcaaTAGGTAGAATTAGAGCCATTTTCCAAAAAGAGACAGACATGGGAGCAGAGgctgaaatatattttgggTAGGAGGGAAGTGGATTTGAAGTGATTGTGGAAGCCCTTAAAATGTCACCTTCAGTAAGCACAGATGGCCTAAACGAGGCCCGGCATGTTCTGATCTGTGCTATTCTAATTACTCAGAGCACTGTGCAGTTCTCTGGTTTGCAGTGgtctgcaaaataatttctgccAGAGAAAGTCTTCCCGTGAGTGTAGTCACTGAtcattttccaatttttcttctctaggtCTATAAACGAGCAAAAGCATTGGACCAGTCGGACAACGATATGTCTGCAGTGTACAGGGCCTACATCCACTAGGCTGCACCATTCTTACTGTTAATACTATGATTATTGATTAATATTATTATGATACTGGGTTTTAACTCTGGACCAGTCCATCTCTGtctctccatttccttttaTACACAGACTCTGAGATCTGCCGCGAAGGCAGCTGCTGTGGTGAGCCTTCCCCTGGTGGCGAAagcgggggggggaggaggaggctcGGATTGTTGCAGTCTGATTAGAAAATCCATGCCATGCACTGACAGTCATGGAACAGGACAGTGGCGGCTCGTTCAGAAGCTCTGAGGCAACTCTGCCAGAAATCTGCTGCTtggctgcttttgttttcctctttgtatGCTTGTCCAAGATGCTGTTTCTGAtgattccttttctcctttgctgtgAAATAATGTGTGTGTTGGACTCTCTGCATCAAGGGGACAGGTGACATATGTCCCATCTACCTGTGAATATCAGTAAAGGCCTTGGTCCCAATTAAGGTGAGGAGCATTCCTGTTCGTCACCCACCTTTAGAGAACAAAGCACCTCCCATGGAGGAGAAGGGCAGTTCCAGAAGGTAATGGGGTTGCATGCAATGCTGTCTTGATTCTGTTCCCTTTTTAAACTTCCACCTCCCTGGCACCTTGATGGAGGAATTCCTCATACCGACAGGAAGAACCGATTGCATCCATGTCTTCCCCTGTACAGACAACTTTAGCTTAGGGAACGTAAACCTTAGTGAAAATGAGAGAATGCCAATGTAAATATAGCCTCCTAAAAGGTTAATCACAGCTGCCCATCCCACAAACAGTATTGGAGATTAACATGTTTGCCTAGAAGACTGTGAGAAAAGCGCGCAGCTTAAAACTGGGCCAAAGGTATTTTACTTGGTGAAGGAACAAACCTTAGGATTGCTCCTGGCCTCTGGCCTTAGTTTATGTTGATTTACTTgctatatacacacacacacacagacacacacacacacac contains:
- the GLYR1 gene encoding cytokine-like nuclear factor N-PAC isoform X3; this translates as MIKINKGKRFQQAVDAVEEFLRKTKSKDQASSHNSNEEKNRRNSSEERGKQSAGEEKRKASLSEGKLKKGTGEGKKRVSSVSSERGSKSPLKRVQDQSPRKRGRPPKDEKDLTIPESSTVKRVMTGTVAGFKWPPSVSEPVKDNDPHFHHFLLSQTEKPTVCYQAITKKLKVCEEETGSTSIQAADSTAVNGSITPTDKKIGFLGLGLMGSGIVSNLLKMGHTVTVWNRTAEKCDLFIQEGARLGRTPAEVVSTCDITFACVSDPKAAKDLVLGPSGVLQGIRPGKCYVDMSTVDADTVTELAQVIVSRGGRFLEAPVSGNQQLSNDGMLVILAAGDRGLYEDCSSCFQAMGKTSFFLGEVGNAAKMMLIVNMVQGSFMATIAEGLTLAQVTGQSQQTLLDILNQGQLASIFLDQKCQNILQGNFKPDFYLKYIQKDLRLAIALGDSVNHPTPMAAAANEVYKRAKALDQSDNDMSAVYRAYIH
- the GLYR1 gene encoding cytokine-like nuclear factor N-PAC isoform X2, encoding MAAVSLRLGDLVWGKLGRYPPWPGKIVNPPKDLKKPRGKKCFFVKFFGTEDHAWIKVEQLKPYHLHKEEMIKINKGKRFQQAVDAVEEFLRKTKSKDQASSHNSNEEKNRRNSSEERGKQSAGEEKRKASLSEGKLKKGTGEGKKRVSSVSSERGSKSPLKRVQDQSPRKRGRPPKDEKDLTIPESSTVKRVMTGTVAGFKWPPSVSEPVKDNDPHFHHFLLSQTEKPTVCYQAITKKLKVCEEETGSTSIQAADSTAVNGSITPTDKKIGFLGLGLMGSGIVSNLLKMGHTVTVWNRTAEKCDLFIQEGARLGRTPAEVVSTCDITFACVSDPKAAKDVLGPSGVLQGIRPGKCYVDMSTVDADTVTELAQVIVSRGGRFLEAPVSGNQQLSNDGMLVILAAGDRGLYEDCSSCFQAMGKTSFFLGEVGNAAKMMLIVNMVQGSFMATIAEGLTLAQVTGQSQQTLLDILNQGQLASIFLDQKCQNILQGNFKPDFYLKYIQKDLRLAIALGDSVNHPTPMAAAANEVYKRAKALDQSDNDMSAVYRAYIH
- the GLYR1 gene encoding cytokine-like nuclear factor N-PAC isoform X1, with translation MAAVSLRLGDLVWGKLGRYPPWPGKIVNPPKDLKKPRGKKCFFVKFFGTEDHAWIKVEQLKPYHLHKEEMIKINKGKRFQQAVDAVEEFLRKTKSKDQASSHNSNEEKNRRNSSEERGKQSAGEEKRKASLSEGKLKKGTGEGKKRVSSVSSERGSKSPLKRVQDQSPRKRGRPPKDEKDLTIPESSTVKRVMTGTVAGFKWPPSVSEPVKDNDPHFHHFLLSQTEKPTVCYQAITKKLKVCEEETGSTSIQAADSTAVNGSITPTDKKIGFLGLGLMGSGIVSNLLKMGHTVTVWNRTAEKCDLFIQEGARLGRTPAEVVSTCDITFACVSDPKAAKDLVLGPSGVLQGIRPGKCYVDMSTVDADTVTELAQVIVSRGGRFLEAPVSGNQQLSNDGMLVILAAGDRGLYEDCSSCFQAMGKTSFFLGEVGNAAKMMLIVNMVQGSFMATIAEGLTLAQVTGQSQQTLLDILNQGQLASIFLDQKCQNILQGNFKPDFYLKYIQKDLRLAIALGDSVNHPTPMAAAANEVYKRAKALDQSDNDMSAVYRAYIH
- the GLYR1 gene encoding cytokine-like nuclear factor N-PAC isoform X4 codes for the protein MAAVSLRLGDLVWGKLGRYPPWPGKIVNPPKDLKKPRGKKCFFVKFFGTEDHAWIKVEQLKPYHLHKEEMIKINKGKRFQQAVDAVEEFLRKTKSKDQDLTIPESSTVKRVMTGTVAGFKWPPSVSEPVKDNDPHFHHFLLSQTEKPTVCYQAITKKLKVCEEETGSTSIQAADSTAVNGSITPTDKKIGFLGLGLMGSGIVSNLLKMGHTVTVWNRTAEKCDLFIQEGARLGRTPAEVVSTCDITFACVSDPKAAKDLVLGPSGVLQGIRPGKCYVDMSTVDADTVTELAQVIVSRGGRFLEAPVSGNQQLSNDGMLVILAAGDRGLYEDCSSCFQAMGKTSFFLGEVGNAAKMMLIVNMVQGSFMATIAEGLTLAQVTGQSQQTLLDILNQGQLASIFLDQKCQNILQGNFKPDFYLKYIQKDLRLAIALGDSVNHPTPMAAAANEVYKRAKALDQSDNDMSAVYRAYIH